The Brassica napus cultivar Da-Ae chromosome C7, Da-Ae, whole genome shotgun sequence genome has a segment encoding these proteins:
- the LOC106410395 gene encoding BTB/POZ domain-containing protein At3g26490, translating into MKFMELGFRPDTFYTVEAVRSVSSDLLNDLIIQVKSTKYHLHKFPMLSKCLRLKNLVSSQSQEPETSQDQKVIQLVDFPGETEAFELCAKFCYGITITLSAHNVVAVRCAAEYLGMTEEVEPGETENLVQRLEHFLTSCVFKSWRDSLVALQTTKALPSWSEDLGITSRCIEAIANSVNASPGDDFANVMETGLSRNRSRRRRDESLCNGKAENSRWWGEDLADLDLDLYQRTMVAIKSSNRNVSPRLIGNALRIYASKWLPSIEECSPVLESVISLLPTQRSAVPCSFLLQLLKTVNVMNVSPTSKMELAVKAGNQLDKATVSELLIPLSDKSGMLYDVDVVTMMVKQFLSQISPERRPTMTQHRRSRSEENMEEIQEIRGSLSSSSFPPLLVKVAKLVDSYLQEVARDVNLTVSNFVELAESIPELSRISHDDLYKAIDIYLQVHQEIDKIERKRLCRILDCKKLSVEASKNAAQNQLLPLRVIVQILFVEQARAAIVTNTNNITNNETAVLRRSFTTRREEDADLERVEIKPNGGFQSTPSRFMALCSIPRQPKKMFCKLLSISRSLSQRI; encoded by the exons ATGAAGTTTATGGAACTAGGGTTTCGGCCTGATACATTCTACACTGTGGAAGCAGTAAG gTCTGTGTCTTCTGATCTACTGAATGATCTTATAATCCAAGTAAAATCCACCAAATATCATCTTCACAAG TTTCCGATGTTATCAAAATGCTTGCGTTTAAAGAACCTAGTCTCTTCACAATCACAAGAACCCGAAACCTCACAAGACCAGAAAGTAATCCAACTCGTTGATTTCCCCGGCGAAACAGAGGCTTTTGAGCTCTGTGCTAAGTTCTGTTACGGCATCACGATCACTCTCAGCGCTCACAACGTAGTCGCGGTACGATGTGCAGCGGAGTATCTCGGCATGACTGAAGAAGTCGAGCCTGGAGAGACAGAGAATCTTGTCCAAAGACTCGAACATTTCTTGACTTCTTGCGTTTTCAAGAGTTGGAGAGACTCACTTGTTGCTCTTCAGACCACGAAGGCTTTACCTTCGTGGTCTGAAGATCTTGGCATCACTAGCCGTTGCATCGAGGCGATAGCCAACAGTGTAAATGCATCTCCGGGTGACGATTTCGCGAACGTAATGGAGACAGGGTTGTCGAGAAACCGgtcaaggagaagaagagatgaaagCTTGTGTAATGGTAAGGCAGAGAACTCGCGGTGGTGGGGTGAAGATTTAGCTGATTTGGATTTGGATCTTTACCAGAGAACAATGGTGGCTATAAAGTCGTCGAACCGGAACGTTTCTCCGAGATTAATCGGTAATGCTCTTAGAATCTATGCATCTAAATGGCTACCAAGCATTGAAGAATGTTCTCCGGTTTTGGAATCGGTTATCTCCCTTCTACCAACCCAAAGATCCGCTGTTCCTTGTAGCTTCTTGCTTCAGCTACTGAAGACGGTTAACGTTATGAACGTTTCGCCTACTTCGAAAATGGAACTCGCGGTAAAAGCAGGGAACCAACTTGATAAGGCAACGGTAAGCGAGCTGTTGATACCCTTATCGGATAAGTCAGGTATGTTATACGATGTGGATGTTGTGACGATGATGGTGAAGCAGTTTCTGTCTCAGATCAGTCCTGAGAGAAGACCAACAATGACACAACATAGAAGATCTCGTTCAGAAGAAAACATGGAGGAGATACAAGAGATCAGAGGCtctctgtcttcttcttcttttcctccGTTGTTGGTTAAAGTAGCAAAGCTTGTTGATTCTTATCTTCAAGAGGTTGCTAGAGATGTGAACTTAACCGTGTCAAATTTTGTTGAGTTGGCTGAATCTATACCTGAACTTTCAAGGATCAGTCATGACGACTTGTACAAAGCGATTGATATCTATCTTCAG GTTCACCAGGAGATTGATAAGATTGAAAGAAAGAGGTTATGCAGAATCTTGGACTGCAAGAAACTATCAGTAGAAGCAAGCAAGAACGCTGCACAGAACCAGCTGCTTCCACTGAGAGTGATTGTGCAAATCCTCTTTGTAGAGCAAGCCCGAGCTGCGATTGTTACAAATACAAACAATATCACAAATAATGAGACAGCAgttttgagaagaagctttacaacaagaagagaagaagatgcaGATCTAGAAAGAGTTGAAATTAAACCTAACGGGGGATTTCAGAGCACTCCTTCGAGATTTATGGCGTTGTGCTCTATCCCAAGGCAACCTAAGAAGATGTTTTGCAAGTTATTGTCGATCAGCAGGAGTTTAAGCCAACGgatttga
- the BNAC07G23610D gene encoding uncharacterized protein BNAC07G23610D → MVTNSTIKFLCSYGGKILPRYPDGKLRYNGGHTRVLAVPRSISFSELASKMAEMCGSAVTIRCQLPTEDLDALVSITCDEDLANLIEEYDLVSSSVKIRVFLNPPRSAKSTASPPPLALPSSTTSSSSSTSSSPRSPSLSKPPLPPSPPRLTTVKNQCYGCYVHHRSSRNMYLVHNGNHWQ, encoded by the exons ATGGTGACGAACTCCACAATCAAATTTCTCTGTAGCTATGGCGGGAAGATTTTACCTCGTTATCCCGACGGTAAACTCCGTTATAACGGCGGCCACACCCGCGTCCTCGCCGTCCCCCGCTCCATCTCATTTTCCG AGCTAGCGTCGAAGATGGCTGAGATGTGCGGATCCGCCGTCACTATACGGTGTCAGCTCCCGACGGAAGATCTCGACGCGCTCGTGTCCATCACGTGCGACGAAGATCTAGCGAATCTAATCGAAGAGTACGACCTCGTTTCCTCCTCAGTGAAGATCAGAGTCTTCCTTAACCCGCCGAGATCTGCGAAATCGACGGCATCGCCTCCTCCGTTAGCTTTACCGTCGTCCACCACGTCATCATCTTCCTCCACTTCATCGAGTCCTAGATCTCCGTCGCTTTCAAAACCACCGCTACCTCCGTCGCCGCCGAGGTTAACGACGGTTAAGAATCAGTGCTACGGTTGCTACGTCCACCACCGTAGTTCGAGAAATATGTACCTCGTCCACAACGGCAATCACTGGCAATAA